The Chryseolinea soli genome contains a region encoding:
- the lysA gene encoding diaminopimelate decarboxylase encodes MELLDGTYSIQGLPVLDIARQFGTPLYVYDANKIADQIKSLRNAFSGTDVNIKYAAKALTNLSILKLIRKNGAGIEVVSLQEAHIALKAGFTPYEIVFTPSGVDFSEIAEGVSMGLGINLDNLSSLQKFGEKYKGTYPCGIRLNPHILAGGNYKISTGHSNSKFGISVFQLPQIREVVDKYGIQIHGLHVHTGSEITETDIFLKMAEILFSVANDFPDLKFIDFGSGFKVAYKEGDMVTNVYDVGLKLTKIFTDFCQHYGRKLELWIEPGKYIVSESGTLLVTANIVKSTPTVTFVGVNSGLNHLIRPMMYDSYHHILNVSNPKGGNKVYTVVGYICETDTFGADRKLNEVREGDVLALKNAGAYGFSMSSNYNSRLRPAEVLVINGEAKLIRERETLDDILKHQVEIDV; translated from the coding sequence ATGGAATTGTTAGACGGAACCTATTCGATCCAAGGCCTCCCCGTGCTGGACATCGCCCGGCAATTCGGCACACCACTCTATGTGTACGACGCCAACAAGATCGCCGACCAGATCAAAAGTCTGCGGAACGCTTTTTCGGGAACGGACGTGAATATTAAATACGCCGCCAAGGCCCTCACCAACCTTTCCATTTTAAAATTGATCCGGAAAAATGGAGCCGGCATCGAAGTGGTCTCCCTCCAGGAAGCCCACATCGCCCTCAAGGCAGGCTTCACCCCATACGAAATCGTTTTCACGCCCAGCGGCGTCGACTTTAGCGAGATCGCGGAAGGCGTGAGCATGGGGCTGGGCATCAACCTCGACAACCTGTCGTCGCTTCAAAAGTTTGGTGAGAAGTACAAGGGCACATATCCCTGTGGCATCCGCCTCAACCCCCACATTCTGGCGGGTGGTAACTACAAGATCTCCACCGGCCACAGCAACTCCAAGTTTGGTATTTCGGTCTTCCAGCTTCCGCAGATCCGCGAGGTGGTGGATAAATACGGCATACAAATTCACGGTCTCCACGTCCACACCGGTTCGGAGATCACGGAAACGGATATCTTCCTGAAAATGGCCGAGATCCTTTTCAGCGTAGCCAACGATTTTCCCGATCTCAAGTTCATCGACTTTGGCAGCGGGTTCAAAGTGGCCTACAAGGAAGGCGACATGGTCACGAACGTATACGACGTGGGCTTGAAGCTCACCAAAATATTCACCGACTTCTGCCAGCACTACGGACGCAAACTGGAGCTGTGGATAGAGCCCGGAAAATATATCGTCAGCGAATCCGGAACACTTTTGGTGACAGCCAACATCGTGAAGTCCACCCCCACCGTCACGTTTGTGGGTGTGAACTCGGGACTCAACCACCTCATCCGGCCCATGATGTACGATTCCTACCACCACATTCTCAACGTCTCCAATCCGAAGGGTGGCAACAAAGTCTATACCGTAGTGGGCTATATCTGCGAAACCGACACGTTTGGGGCCGATCGCAAGCTCAACGAGGTTCGCGAAGGCGATGTCCTGGCCTTGAAAAACGCAGGCGCCTACGGTTTTTCCATGTCGTCCAACTACAATTCGCGGCTCCGCCCGGCCGAAGTGCTGGTCATCAACGGCGAGGCCAAACTGATTCGCGAACGCGAAACGCTGGACGATATCCTGAAACACCAGGTGGAAATAGACGTGTAG
- a CDS encoding patatin-like phospholipase family protein produces MKRHALLVCFLSATVLVHAQKVGLVLSGGAAKGLAHVGVLKALEENEIPVDYVVGTSMGGIIGGCYAAGMSPSAIEDLVLSDQFLRWINGLPETGYNYYYHRPEETPQFLKVNLALDSTFNFQLNSSIANDVSLNFVLAEKMAQASAISRNNFDSLFVPFRAVAAEIFTQNEVILAKGSLSDALRATQTVPFFYNPIRVDGKYLFDGGVYNNFPVDVAQRDFKPDVIVGVNVSGKIFDEYPYDQDERLISHSLLYLLLDKSDPKRIPKNGVYIQPNLKGFTSYDFAQVKSFIDSGYAQTMRQMPEIKQKIAARAACEEVMVKRNQFNNKNVPMAFDALLFKGYNSNQRGYIRAIFRNRKNQNQFTYSEIKKGYFNLVSEDYFSNAYPGILYNHEKNNFNFQLTRRPQQNFQIGFGGVIATRDISNVFLGLNYYSFNKILTHTSVGFQTGNFYKSALAKVRLDFPYQFYIEPLVEFDSWNYLNNDDLLATVSSPTVLRRINRKYGVHVGVPVKNSFKAIASIEGISTYDRYINGEVFISTDKPDELRLSGYKTGLSFSTNTLNRRQYASAGRAYSFSGEYFSVRERFTPGNTSVKTEPVSLHHSWFRLRGSAEQYVNFGWYKLGFLVEGVISNQPAFQNYFGTIINAPSFFPIQDSRTLILQNFRSFNYLAGGIRNVFSLRSKLDFRLEAYLFKPWEYLRENADQEAVNVADLSTIFFAGSANLVFHSPIGPLSLCVNYYDDKENQLGILLHVGFLLFNKHSLE; encoded by the coding sequence ATGAAGCGACACGCGCTACTGGTATGCTTTCTCTCTGCGACGGTTCTCGTCCACGCTCAAAAGGTGGGGCTTGTGCTCAGCGGAGGCGCTGCCAAAGGATTGGCCCACGTGGGCGTGCTGAAAGCCCTGGAAGAAAATGAAATTCCCGTCGACTACGTAGTCGGCACTTCCATGGGGGGAATCATCGGGGGATGCTACGCCGCCGGCATGAGCCCTTCGGCGATCGAAGACCTTGTGCTTTCCGATCAATTCTTGCGTTGGATCAACGGCCTCCCCGAAACCGGCTACAATTACTACTACCATCGCCCCGAAGAAACGCCACAGTTCCTGAAAGTGAACCTGGCGCTCGACTCCACCTTTAATTTTCAGCTCAACTCCAGCATCGCCAACGACGTGTCGCTCAATTTTGTGCTGGCCGAAAAAATGGCGCAGGCCTCGGCCATCTCGCGCAACAACTTCGACAGCCTGTTTGTGCCATTCCGCGCCGTGGCGGCCGAGATCTTCACCCAAAACGAAGTGATCCTCGCCAAAGGTTCGCTCAGCGACGCCCTCCGCGCCACGCAAACCGTTCCGTTTTTTTACAACCCCATCCGCGTAGACGGCAAATATCTTTTCGACGGCGGGGTCTACAACAATTTTCCGGTAGACGTTGCCCAGCGCGATTTCAAACCCGACGTCATTGTAGGCGTGAATGTGTCGGGAAAGATCTTTGATGAATATCCTTACGATCAGGACGAGCGGCTGATCTCGCACTCGCTGCTGTATTTGCTGTTGGACAAGTCGGATCCCAAGCGCATTCCGAAAAACGGCGTATACATCCAGCCCAACCTGAAAGGCTTCACGTCCTATGATTTCGCGCAGGTGAAAAGCTTCATCGACAGCGGCTATGCGCAAACGATGCGCCAGATGCCCGAGATCAAACAGAAGATCGCCGCACGGGCCGCTTGCGAGGAGGTGATGGTGAAACGCAACCAATTCAACAACAAGAATGTGCCCATGGCTTTCGATGCCTTGCTTTTCAAAGGCTATAACTCGAACCAACGGGGGTATATACGCGCGATCTTCCGCAACCGGAAAAACCAAAATCAGTTTACCTACAGCGAAATCAAAAAAGGCTACTTCAACCTGGTGTCGGAGGATTATTTCAGCAACGCCTACCCGGGCATACTGTATAATCATGAGAAGAACAACTTCAATTTCCAACTCACGCGCCGTCCCCAGCAAAATTTTCAGATCGGCTTTGGCGGCGTGATTGCCACGCGCGACATCAGCAACGTTTTTCTGGGATTGAATTATTACTCCTTTAATAAGATCCTGACCCACACGTCGGTGGGTTTTCAAACCGGCAATTTTTATAAATCGGCCCTCGCCAAAGTGCGCCTGGATTTTCCATACCAATTTTATATAGAGCCTCTCGTGGAGTTCGACAGTTGGAACTACCTGAACAACGACGATCTCCTCGCAACCGTTTCGTCGCCCACCGTGCTCCGCCGCATCAACCGGAAGTATGGCGTGCACGTTGGCGTGCCGGTAAAAAATTCATTCAAGGCCATTGCAAGCATCGAGGGCATCAGCACCTATGACCGTTATATCAATGGAGAAGTTTTTATAAGCACCGACAAACCGGATGAACTCCGGCTGAGTGGATACAAAACCGGTCTGAGTTTCTCGACCAACACGTTGAACCGGCGGCAATATGCTTCAGCGGGAAGGGCCTACTCGTTTTCCGGCGAATACTTTTCCGTGCGGGAACGGTTCACGCCAGGCAATACTTCGGTGAAGACAGAGCCTGTGTCGCTCCATCACTCCTGGTTCCGGCTGAGGGGGTCGGCCGAACAGTATGTGAACTTTGGCTGGTATAAGCTGGGTTTCCTGGTGGAAGGTGTGATCTCCAACCAGCCCGCCTTTCAAAACTACTTTGGCACCATCATCAATGCGCCCTCCTTCTTTCCCATCCAGGACAGCCGGACGCTGATCCTGCAAAACTTCCGTTCCTTCAACTACCTCGCAGGGGGCATACGCAACGTGTTTTCCCTTCGAAGCAAGCTCGATTTTCGGTTGGAAGCCTACCTGTTCAAACCCTGGGAATACCTGCGTGAGAACGCCGACCAGGAAGCCGTGAATGTAGCAGACCTGAGCACGATCTTCTTCGCGGGCTCGGCCAATCTTGTCTTCCACTCACCGATCGGACCCCTCAGCCTTTGCGTCAATTATTATGATGACAAAGAGAACCAGTTGGGGATTTTGTTACACGTGGGCTTCCTGTTGTTTAACAAACACTCGCTGGAATAA
- a CDS encoding protein-disulfide reductase DsbD domain-containing protein codes for MLKRFAFSLIFSVFLLGVSQAQLLQPAKLTVETPTKPVAVGDEIELVFKATIDKDWYLYSVGFDEDCGPIPMSVTLEKHPSFSLVGGLRGVGDHTKHDKQFDCDVKIFEGTGEFRQKIKVLSANLKISASYEGQSCSTAEGKCVPIMGDLQVGPVKVTGEKKKLR; via the coding sequence ATGTTGAAACGGTTCGCATTCAGCCTCATTTTTAGTGTTTTCCTGCTCGGCGTGAGCCAGGCGCAGCTTTTGCAGCCCGCCAAGCTCACCGTGGAAACACCCACCAAACCGGTAGCGGTCGGCGACGAGATCGAATTGGTTTTTAAAGCCACCATCGATAAAGACTGGTACCTCTATTCTGTCGGGTTCGATGAGGATTGCGGTCCGATACCCATGAGCGTGACGCTGGAGAAACATCCCAGCTTCAGTTTAGTCGGCGGCCTCCGGGGCGTAGGCGACCACACCAAACACGACAAGCAATTCGATTGCGATGTGAAGATCTTTGAGGGCACGGGCGAGTTTCGTCAAAAGATCAAAGTGCTGTCGGCAAACTTGAAGATCAGCGCCAGCTATGAAGGGCAATCCTGCTCGACAGCAGAAGGGAAATGCGTTCCCATCATGGGCGATTTGCAGGTGGGACCGGTAAAGGTAACGGGCGAAAAAAAAAAACTCCGGTGA
- a CDS encoding alpha/beta fold hydrolase, translated as MQLFFREYGAGRPLIILHGLFGSSDNWLTQAKLFSTQFKVYTVDQRDHGQSPHSTAFDYPSMVADLAEFIDTHNIQNPVIIGHSMGGKVAMNFALAHPDKLEKLIVVDISPRLYDLEHYVIVKGLNAIPIHSIASRNEADAQLAEYVPESDVRQFLLKNLQRKAEGGFSWKINLPLISAQLSNIGVDLQVQGTFEKPTLFIRGVRSKYVPDSDWPKITSIFPNARLETMETGHWVQAEKPQEFVNVVTQWLNA; from the coding sequence ATGCAATTATTTTTTAGGGAATACGGCGCAGGCCGGCCGCTCATTATCCTCCACGGACTGTTCGGCTCCAGCGATAACTGGCTAACCCAGGCCAAACTTTTCTCCACCCAATTCAAAGTATACACCGTCGACCAGCGCGATCATGGCCAGTCGCCACACAGCACAGCCTTCGACTATCCCTCGATGGTGGCCGACCTGGCTGAATTTATCGACACGCACAACATTCAGAATCCGGTGATCATCGGACACTCCATGGGGGGCAAAGTGGCCATGAATTTTGCGCTGGCGCATCCCGACAAGCTGGAGAAATTGATCGTTGTGGATATTTCTCCCCGGCTCTACGACCTGGAGCACTATGTGATCGTGAAGGGACTGAACGCCATCCCCATCCACAGCATCGCCTCGCGCAACGAAGCCGACGCCCAGTTGGCCGAATACGTGCCCGAGTCCGACGTGCGCCAATTTTTGTTGAAAAATCTGCAGCGCAAGGCCGAGGGTGGATTTTCGTGGAAGATCAACCTGCCCCTCATCAGCGCCCAGCTCAGCAACATTGGGGTGGACCTTCAGGTGCAGGGAACGTTTGAAAAACCCACGCTTTTTATCCGCGGCGTCCGCTCGAAATATGTGCCCGACTCCGATTGGCCCAAGATCACCAGCATCTTCCCCAACGCCCGCCTCGAGACCATGGAAACCGGCCACTGGGTGCAGGCAGAAAAGCCCCAGGAGTTTGTGAACGTGGTAACGCAATGGTTGAACGCATAA
- a CDS encoding protein-disulfide reductase DsbD family protein, whose protein sequence is MMPMTVSFFTGGGKTKMHAIVYGLSIVAIYTVIGLAVAPLMGPETANHLSTEWLPNIIFFAVFIVFGLSFLGLFEITLPGTFINKMDQKSEKGGWVGIFFMAFTLVLVSFSCTGPLVGSILVSSAGGEVLKPVIGMAGFSLAFAIPFTLFAFFPGWLSTLPKSGGWLNAVKVVLGFIEIGLAFKFLSIADQAFHWRILDREVNIAIWIVVIALLGLYLMKAFRLPGDTGKDAEDKRVSVPRLVLAMASFTFLVYLIPGMWGAPLKALAGYLPPLYTHDFDLISRNTPANQICDEPKYAEFLHLPHGLQGYFDYDQALACARQQKKPLFIDFTGHGCTNCREMEAVVWSDPEVLKRLQNDFVVVALYIDDKTELPESQWYTSKYDNKVKKTIGKQNADLQIANLNNNAQPFYILEGNDEKVLVSPYGYKKDVKEFVKFLDSAKKKFSELASK, encoded by the coding sequence ATGATGCCGATGACGGTGAGCTTCTTCACCGGCGGAGGCAAAACAAAAATGCACGCCATCGTCTACGGACTTTCCATTGTTGCCATTTATACCGTGATCGGTCTGGCCGTCGCGCCCCTCATGGGTCCTGAAACCGCCAACCACCTCTCAACGGAGTGGCTACCCAATATCATTTTCTTTGCCGTGTTCATCGTGTTTGGCCTTTCCTTTTTGGGATTGTTTGAAATCACATTACCCGGCACGTTCATCAACAAGATGGATCAGAAATCAGAAAAAGGCGGCTGGGTTGGTATTTTCTTCATGGCGTTTACACTGGTGCTGGTGTCGTTCTCTTGCACGGGTCCATTGGTAGGCAGCATCCTGGTGTCGTCGGCCGGTGGCGAGGTTCTCAAACCCGTGATTGGCATGGCCGGATTCTCGCTCGCATTTGCCATTCCGTTTACGCTCTTTGCCTTCTTTCCAGGCTGGCTAAGTACACTGCCCAAATCGGGCGGCTGGCTTAATGCCGTAAAAGTGGTGTTGGGTTTTATTGAAATCGGCCTGGCGTTTAAATTCCTCAGCATCGCCGACCAGGCGTTTCATTGGAGAATACTGGACCGGGAAGTGAACATTGCCATTTGGATCGTCGTCATTGCTTTGCTCGGTCTATATCTTATGAAAGCTTTCCGCCTTCCGGGCGACACGGGCAAAGACGCTGAAGACAAACGGGTGAGCGTTCCCCGTCTGGTATTGGCCATGGCGTCCTTCACCTTTTTGGTTTATCTCATTCCGGGCATGTGGGGTGCGCCCCTGAAAGCCCTCGCCGGATATTTGCCCCCGCTCTATACCCATGACTTTGATTTGATCTCGCGCAATACCCCGGCAAACCAGATCTGTGACGAGCCCAAGTATGCCGAGTTCCTCCACCTGCCCCACGGTTTGCAGGGCTATTTTGACTACGACCAGGCCCTGGCCTGCGCCCGTCAACAGAAAAAACCTCTTTTTATAGATTTTACGGGTCACGGATGCACCAATTGCCGCGAAATGGAGGCCGTGGTCTGGTCCGACCCCGAGGTATTGAAAAGACTCCAAAACGACTTCGTGGTCGTCGCCTTATACATAGACGACAAAACCGAACTCCCCGAGTCGCAGTGGTACACCTCTAAATATGACAACAAAGTGAAAAAGACGATCGGCAAGCAAAATGCTGATCTTCAAATCGCAAACCTCAACAACAATGCGCAGCCTTTCTACATCCTGGAGGGTAACGATGAAAAAGTATTGGTGTCGCCCTACGGGTATAAAAAGGATGTAAAGGAGTTCGTGAAGTTCCTGGACAGCGCCAAGAAGAAATTCTCGGAGCTGGCATCAAAATGA
- a CDS encoding aldo/keto reductase: MERKALHKDGPIFSRIVVGAWRWNIAVETVAQLIHKALDMGMTTFDHADIYGDHSNEEIFGRVLKQDPGLRQKMEIVSKCGIKFPSAKRPESWVKHYDTSKKHIVWSAENSLKMLGTDRLDLLLIHRPDPLLDPEAVAEAFSLLRQSGKVLHFGVSNFTPSQFEMLQSYLSFPLVTNQLEISITHHSPLFDGHVDVLMKHRVAPMAWSPLGGGSLMDQHLEQIFSKAPAYQATPAQLSLAWLLRHPASIFPVIGTTKPERVAESAKATDIHLDVQDWFEMLKAVQGREMP; the protein is encoded by the coding sequence ATGGAACGCAAAGCCCTTCATAAAGACGGCCCCATCTTTTCACGCATCGTCGTCGGCGCCTGGCGCTGGAACATCGCCGTGGAAACGGTAGCCCAACTTATTCATAAAGCCCTGGACATGGGCATGACCACATTTGACCACGCCGACATTTATGGCGACCACAGCAACGAGGAGATCTTTGGCCGCGTGCTGAAACAAGATCCGGGGTTGCGGCAGAAGATGGAGATCGTGTCGAAGTGCGGCATCAAGTTCCCGTCGGCCAAACGGCCCGAGTCGTGGGTGAAGCACTACGATACATCGAAGAAGCACATCGTTTGGTCGGCCGAAAATTCGCTGAAGATGTTGGGCACCGACCGGCTCGACCTGCTGCTGATCCACCGGCCCGATCCGTTGCTGGATCCTGAAGCGGTGGCCGAAGCTTTCTCTTTGCTCAGACAAAGCGGTAAGGTGCTGCACTTTGGCGTTTCCAACTTCACACCCTCGCAGTTTGAAATGCTGCAAAGCTATTTGTCCTTTCCGCTGGTGACCAACCAGCTTGAAATTTCCATCACCCACCACAGTCCCTTGTTCGATGGCCATGTGGATGTGCTCATGAAACACCGCGTGGCACCCATGGCCTGGTCGCCTTTGGGTGGAGGTTCGCTGATGGATCAGCACCTGGAGCAGATCTTTTCAAAGGCCCCGGCCTACCAGGCAACACCGGCGCAGCTTTCGCTGGCGTGGTTGCTGCGCCACCCGGCGTCGATCTTTCCCGTGATTGGCACGACCAAACCCGAGCGTGTGGCAGAAAGTGCGAAAGCCACCGACATTCACCTGGATGTACAGGATTGGTTTGAGATGTTGAAGGCTGTTCAGGGGCGGGAGATGCCTTAA
- a CDS encoding M23 family metallopeptidase — MQKKRWFGFLVIALLAVAVVLVNKYYLPTLVETEVAKADTVQQAVVKEPSILYGMVVDNYTVIEDKIKRNERLGDILTAYNVPAKLIHQVSLISRSIFDVRKIAPNKKYTLLCNQDSAKTAQVLVYEPNPIEYIIFRFGDSLKVDVHKRDVVIVEKNVAGEIRSNLSETIEELGISHELTNKFVDIFGWQVDFQRLQKGDKFKLIYEEAQVEGQSVGIKQINGIYFEHFGSPYYAVPFDQGDGVDYFDDQGRSTRKALLKYPIEFTRISSRYTMSRFHPVQKRWKAHLGTDFAAPVGTPIRTVGDGIVEEAQYKSNNGNYVKVRHNGTYTTQYLHMSRIADGVRAGTRVRQGQTIGYVGSTGLATGPHLCYRFWRNGVQVDALRVELPPSEPVKKDHVADFNKVKDDLIKKLEAIPFPEQKQDPIASL; from the coding sequence ATGCAAAAAAAACGCTGGTTTGGATTTTTAGTCATTGCCCTGCTCGCCGTAGCAGTCGTGCTCGTCAACAAGTATTACCTTCCTACTTTGGTCGAAACGGAAGTCGCTAAAGCCGACACCGTGCAACAGGCCGTTGTAAAAGAACCCAGCATCCTCTACGGGATGGTGGTGGACAACTACACCGTTATTGAAGACAAGATCAAACGCAACGAGCGCCTGGGCGACATCCTCACGGCCTACAACGTACCCGCTAAGCTGATCCACCAGGTATCGCTGATTTCGCGCAGCATTTTCGATGTGCGCAAGATCGCCCCCAACAAGAAATATACACTGCTCTGCAACCAGGACTCGGCCAAAACGGCGCAAGTGCTGGTATACGAACCCAACCCCATCGAATACATCATCTTCCGTTTTGGCGACTCGCTGAAGGTAGATGTGCACAAACGCGATGTGGTGATCGTCGAAAAAAATGTTGCCGGCGAGATCCGCTCCAACCTGAGCGAGACCATCGAAGAACTGGGCATCTCCCACGAACTCACCAATAAATTTGTCGACATCTTCGGATGGCAGGTAGATTTCCAGCGCCTGCAAAAAGGCGACAAGTTCAAACTCATTTATGAAGAAGCGCAAGTAGAAGGACAATCCGTAGGCATCAAGCAAATCAACGGCATTTACTTCGAACACTTTGGCAGCCCCTACTATGCAGTCCCTTTCGATCAGGGCGACGGCGTTGACTACTTCGACGATCAAGGCAGAAGCACCCGCAAGGCATTGTTGAAATATCCCATCGAATTCACACGCATCAGCTCACGCTACACCATGAGCCGTTTCCATCCCGTGCAAAAGCGCTGGAAGGCACACTTGGGCACCGATTTCGCCGCTCCTGTGGGCACGCCTATCCGTACCGTGGGCGATGGCATCGTGGAAGAAGCGCAATACAAATCCAACAACGGCAACTACGTGAAAGTGCGCCATAACGGCACCTATACCACACAATACCTCCACATGTCGCGCATCGCCGACGGCGTTCGCGCCGGCACGCGGGTGAGACAAGGCCAGACCATCGGCTATGTGGGCAGCACAGGCTTGGCCACCGGCCCGCACCTCTGCTATCGCTTCTGGCGCAACGGTGTGCAAGTAGACGCCCTGCGCGTTGAGCTTCCCCCTTCCGAACCGGTGAAGAAAGACCATGTGGCCGACTTCAACAAGGTGAAGGATGATCTCATCAAGAAGCTGGAGGCCATTCCGTTCCCTGAACAGAAGCAGGATCCGATCGCTTCACTTTAA